Proteins co-encoded in one Stomoxys calcitrans chromosome 5, idStoCalc2.1, whole genome shotgun sequence genomic window:
- the LOC106091766 gene encoding uncharacterized protein LOC106091766: MDEDKNVADSQEMQKAIQRRDLLKGSMKRILAFVQNPPANISSELIKTRLSRLEDVWKEFTENTEALYQFKNEKDYVDPEEDYYEYEDMYMNAKSLFNSLIPKQTDDQLIVDKQSTLITQLLERISKLESTGNSNVQQPREEDDFPQIVIKPFDGNYNEWPMFENLFNSALDTKPDWKDIQKFKYLKTLLRGNASNVVQNIPVNDEAFTAAWKSLKEHFDRPRLVANFHIQTFLNHPALKNFNSKEIRSICGVAGEVIRALDSIGETERDPWIIWILMTKLNSDIYTKWNEHTMKDPKPTVASFLNFLDQFCNELGSNDDHYYQKATGTKKEKHHQRSSSVQSIHRPAPVNSNGQATSDAPSTNNGAIARNRPQQRRQFYKNKSNQSNQAAAQILPMTPQFQPNSAPVFNPFKSYPI; encoded by the coding sequence ATGGATGAGGATAAAAATGTAGCTGATTCTCAAGAAATGCAAAAAGCAATTCAGAGACGCGATCTTCTGAAAGGTTCCATGAAACGCATACTAGCATTTGTCCAAAACCCTCCCGCAAACATATCCTCGGAACTAATAAAAACACGTCTCAGTCGTTTGGAAGATGTATGGAAGGAATTTACAGAGAATACAGAAGCACTATAccaatttaaaaatgaaaaggaCTATGTGGATCCAGAAGAAGATTATTATGAATATGAGGATATGTATATGAATGCCAAAAGCTTGTTCAATTCGCTTATACCCAAACAGACAGATGATCAACTGATTGTGGACAAACAATCCACTTTGATTACTCAGCTTTTGGAACGCATAAGTAAATTGGAGTCGACAGGCAACAGTAATGTTCAGCAACCCAGAGAGGAAGATGATTTTCCACAAATTGTAATTAAGCCATTCGATGGCAACTACAATGAATGGCCTATGTTTGAAAACCTTTTTAATAGTGCCCTAGATACTAAGCCTGACTGGAAGgatattcaaaaatttaaatatttgaaaacttTATTGCGTGGAAATGCTAGCAATGTCGTACAGAATATACCGGTAAACGATGAGGCCTTCACAGCTGCTTGGAAGAGTCTAAAGGAACATTTTGATCGACCTAGACTCGTTGCTAATTTTCATATACAAACTTTTTTGAATCATCCagctttgaaaaatttcaactcaaaagAAATTCGTTCGATTTGTGGTGTGGCAGGTGAGGTCATAAGGGCACTTGATTCGATTGGAGAGACGGAGCGTGATCCATGGATTATTTGGATATTGATGACTAAACTTAATTCAGACATTTATACCAAATGGAATGAACACACCATGAAAGATCCAAAACCTACGGTTGCCTCATTCTTAAATTTCCTGGATCAATTCTGTAATGAACTAGGCAGTAATGATGACCATTATTACCAGAAGGCAACAGGAACAAAGAAGGAAAAACATCATCAACGTTCTTCAAGTGTTCAGTCCATACATAGACCTGCACCCGTAAATTCAAACGGCCAAGCAACTTCCGATGCACCCTCAACGAATAATGGTGCAATAGCGAGAAATAGACCCCAACAACGAAGACaattctacaaaaataaatctaATCAATCAAATCAAGCAGCTGCGCAAATACTACCGATGACACCACAATTTCAGCCGAACTCTGCTCCGGTCTTTAATCCGTTTAAAAGCTATCCCATTTAA
- the LOC106091760 gene encoding early endosome antigen 1-like — protein sequence MSLLNVICPICAELFKNVEDIFCTSCGHVFHFKCMNEWQVRSTSCPQCRFANPTTHKLFLSFDETVDTVEALEKKLKQYAGEIAALELKQIDKDTLLTEYKSKIAILEKDFQAYESKNSSHIENQIRLSNSLKSAHDQLDENTKVIRSLEKSNHEKSQKINELNKTIARLEENKSSKKPLESVELNGKQALSSDEALCTKQKGAEKENTLNISESNDIEVVNSTTIGELKKTKIIALEESLIQTKHQLEAEAAKVKRLTLECNRLKTAKLNKSERDDKQSKGTDSAQIMIYQEKLKAMEQKLKHISEEFSKEITKSTQLEIDKLKLQSYIDHMKIKTICSTSMDNKEEPFAVTNMKDLTKFASSAESINSEASSSRRQPKKTDNAQSRGMRKDENTANSIIIQNYPSRQLLYPLEQTIFLLANQLQIFLRREDILKVNIVGRNAPRPKGNISIFVQFINRDIKNKFLASKSKLNRSDNIFFRSILIKEYIDERVHEVFLYAKQKLVDNGFPYVFWTNNQVFAKRHLTDIRGIPIYTHKQVDELINKPNAELDIDFNFPNLSAL from the exons atgtcattactAAATGTGATTTGTCCCATTTGtgcggagttatttaaaaacgtCGAAGATATTTTCTGTACCAGTTGTGGACACGTTTTCCACTTTAAGTGTATGAATGAGTGGCAAGTGAG atcaaCCAGCTGCCCACAATGTCGCTTCGCCAATCCAACTACCCACAAATTGTTCTTAAGTTTTGATGAAACTGTTGACACTGTTGAAGCATTGGAGAAAAAACTAAAGCAATATGCCGGGGAAATAGCCGCTTTGGAATTGAAGCAAATAGATAAGGATACATTACTAACGGAATATAAATCTAAAAttgctattttggaaaaggatTTTCAGGCATATGAATCTAAAAATAGCTCACATATAGAAAACCAAATAAGGCTGAGCAATTCCCTTAAATCTGCTCATGACCAACTAGACGAAAATACCAAAGTAATTCGAAGCTTGGAGAAAAGTAACCACgagaaatcacaaaaaataaacGAGTTGAATAAAACCATTGCAAGATTGGAGGAAAATAAGTCGTCAAAGAAACCACTAGAATCAGTAGAATTAAATGGGAAACAAGCATTGAGCAGTGACGAGGCGTTATGCACCAAACAAAAGGGTGCTGAGAAAGAAAATACCTTAAACATTTCAGAATCAAATGACATTGAGGTAGTGAACAGCACCACCATTGGCGAACTGAAAAAGACTAAAATCATTGCTTTAGAAGAAAGTCTAATTCAAACCAAACATCAACTAGAGGCAGAGGCCGCCAAAGTCAAACGACTAACTCTCGAGTGCAATCGTTTGAAAACTGCAAAACTCAATAAGTCGGAAAGGGACGATAAGCAGAGCAAGGGCACAGACAGTGCACAAATTATGATATACCAAGAAAAATTGAAAGCAATGGAACAAAAACTAAAGCATATATCGGAGGAGTTTAGCAAAGAGATAACAAAGAGTACCCAATTGGAAATCGACAAATTGAAATTACAGAGCTATATAGATCACATGAAAATAAAGACAATATGCTCCACCTCTATGGATAATAAAGAAGAGCCATTCGCGGTAACCAATATGAAGGACTTGACAAAGTTTGCCTCATCTGCAGAATCAATTAATTCTGAAGCCTCGTCTAGTCGAAGACAACCGAAGAAGACGGATAATGCTCAATCTCGTGGAATGCGAAAAGATGAGAATACTGCAAACAGCATTATCATTCAGAACTACCCATCACGGCAATTACTATATCCCCTAGAGCAGACTATCTTTCTGTTAGCTAAtcaattgcaaatatttttgagaAGAGAGGACATTCTTAAGGTAAACATTGTTGGTCGCAATGCTCCCAGACCGAAGGGCAACATTTCAATTTTTGTACAGTTTATTAATCgcgatataaaaaacaaattcctTGCCAGCAAGAGCAAGCTCAATAGAAGTGACAATATCTTTTTCAGATCCATATTGATAAAGGAATACATCGATGAAAGAGTACATGAGGTGTTTCTTTATGCCAAACAGAAACTTGTGGACAATGGTTTTCCATATGTTTTCTGGACGAACAATCAAGTATTTGCCAAAAGACATCTAACCGATATCAGAGGCATACCAATATATACACACAAACAAGTTGATGAGCTTATAAACAAACCTAATGCAGAATTGGATATTGATTTTAACTTCCCGAACTTGAGTGCTCTTTAA
- the LOC106091738 gene encoding ras-related protein Rab-2A encodes MSYAYLFKYIIIGDTGVGKSCLLLQFTDKRFQPVHDLTIGVEFGARMITIDGKQIKLQIWDTAGQEAFRSITRSYYRGAAGALLVYDITRRETFNHLTTWLEDARQHSNSNMVIMLIGNKSDLESRREVKKEEGEAFAREHGLVFMETSARTAANVEEAFINTAKEIYEKIQEGVFDINNEANGIKIGQQHSPTNPALPGSGNQAGSASSGCC; translated from the exons atgtCTTACGCATATTTGTTCAAATACATTATCATTGGCGATACAG GTGTTGGCAAGTCATGCCTGTTGCTGCAATTCACCGATAAACGTTTTCAACCTGTGCATGATTTAACAATTGGAGTTGAATTTGGAGCTCGCATGATCACCATCGATGGCAAACAAATCAAACTTCAAATTTGGGACACAGCCGGCCAAGAAGCATTCAGATCAATAACAAGATCTTATTACCGGGGTGCCGCTGGTGCACTTCTTGTATATGATATAACTAGACGTGAGACATTTAATCATCTGACAACATGGTTGGAGGATGCCCGACAACATTcaaactcaaatatggttatcATGTTGATAGGAAATAAAAG TGATTTAGAATCACGTCGTGAAGTTAAGAAGGAAGAAGGTGAAGCATTTGCCAGAGAACACGGTCTAGTATTTATGGAAACATCAGCGCGCACAGCTGCCAATGTCGAAGAAGCGTTTATAAATACAGCCAAAGAAATTTATGAGAAAATCCAAGAAGGCGTTTTCGACATAAATAATGAA GCTAACGGCATTAAAATTGGTCAACAGCATTCCCCCACAAATCCTGCATTGCCCGGATCTGGAAACCAAGCTGGATCAGCTAGTAGTGGTTGTTGTTAA